A stretch of the Aegilops tauschii subsp. strangulata cultivar AL8/78 chromosome 4, Aet v6.0, whole genome shotgun sequence genome encodes the following:
- the LOC109782363 gene encoding probable U3 small nucleolar RNA-associated protein 7: MGITTEEDPKEMKNHQNSVDEMEMKVVKFSRGKAANLAALRDKKLKGQLTGKEKLIGISAKAAAQAEKWFLPIEGGYLEPEDLEKTYRFTQRVVVGGVDISSARKPFDMILPALGPYTLEYTSNGRYMIVGGRKGHIGMMDMLSMDLIKEFQVRETVRDVAFLHNEQLFAVAQKKYPYIYNRHGTEIHCLKEHGKALKLQFLDKHFLLASINSFGQLHYQDMSTGEMIANHRTGLGRTDVMRVNPYNAVIGLGHAGGKVTMWKPTSVKPLVTMLCHNGPVTAVAFERGGHLMATAGVDKKIKIWDLRKYEVVHTHAARAESLDFSQKGLLAASNGSLVEIYRDAGGHDYKVYMKHRMVKGYQVGKVLFRPYEDICSIGHSTGFSSILVPGSGEANFDTFVENPVETAKQRREREVHALLNKLQPETVMLNPNMIGNVRQPKKKEKKTKKEVEEEIEDAVEAAKSTKVKNKTKGRSKPSKRAKKKEEEVLRAKRPLLDQYKEIGGHPDKKQRVGDKAELPKALQRFAKNKQS; encoded by the exons ATGGGGATCACTACCGAGGAAGACCCCAAAGAGATGAAGAACCACCAAAACTCTGTGGATGAAATGGAGATGAAGGTGGTCAAGTTTTCGCGGGGGAAGGCTGCTAACTTGGCG GCTCTGCGTGATAAGAAATTGAAAGGGCAGCTCACCGGAAAAGAGAAGCTAATCGGAATATCTGCCAAAGCTGCTGCGCAAGCTGAAAAG TGGTTTTTACCTATTGAGGGGGGCTACTTGGAGCCTGAAGATTTGGAGAAGACATATAGATTTACGCAGCGAGTGGTAGTGGGCGGTGTCGACATTTCGAGTGCAAGAAAACCATTTGATATGATCTTACCTG CACTTggtccttatactctagaatacACCTCAAATGGTCGCTACATGATAGTAGGTGGGCGAAAAGGTCATATTGGTATGATGGATATGTTGAGTATGGATCTCATCAAGGAGTTTCAG GTGAGGGAAACTGTGCGCGATGTGGCATTCTTACACAATGAGCAACTCTTTGCAGTCGCCCAGAAGAA GTACCCCTACATATACAATCGTCATGGCACAGAAATTCACTGTTTGAag GAACATGGCAAAGCGCTGAAACTTCAGTTTCTGGACAAACACTTCCTCTTGGCATCGATAAACAGCTTCGGGCAGCTCCACTACCAAGATATGAGCACCGGCGAGATGATTGCAAATCACAGGACAGGTCTTGGGCGTACAGATGTTATGCGGGTAAATCCTTACAACGCTGTCATTGGCCTTGGGCATGCTGGTGGCAAAGTTACCATGTGGAAGCCAACCAGTGTGAAACCACTTGTCACAATGCTGTGCCATAATGGCCCGGTGACGGCTGTTGCATTCGAGAGGGGCGGTCATCTTATGGCAACTGCAGGTGTTGACAAGAAGATTAAGATTTGGGATCTCAGGAAGTATGAGGTTGTGCATACACACGCTGCACGAGCTGAGTCCTTGGATTTCAGCCAGAAGGGGTTGTTGGCCGCCAGTAATGGATCTCTAGTAGAGATATACAGGGATGCTGGGGGCCATGATTATAAAGTTTATATGAAGCATAGGATGGTAAAGGGATATCAGGTCGGTAAGGTTTTGTTCCGCCCTTACGAGGATATCTGTTCGATTGGGCACTCCACGGGGTTTTCTTCCATTCTCGTTCCTGGATCAGGCGAGGCCAACTTTGATACCTTTGTTGAGAACCCTGTGGAGACTGCCAAgcaaaggagggagagggaggtgcaTGCTCTCCTCAACAAGCTTCAGCCGGAGACCGTGATGCTTAACCCAAATATGATCGGTAACGTGAGACAGccaaagaagaaagagaagaagacCAAAAAAGAAGTCGAGGAGGAGATTGAAGATGCGGTGGAGGCCGCCAAGAGCACGAAGGTGAAGAATAAGACCAAGGGCAGGAGCAAACCCAGCAAGCGGGccaagaagaaggaagaagaggtCCTCAGAGCCAAGAGGCCTCTACTGGACCAGTACAAGGAAATCGGCGGGCATCCCGACAAGAAGCAGCGGGTCGGCGACAAGGCCGAGCTGCCAAAGGCCCTGCAGCGGTTTGCCAAGAACAAGCAATCATGA